The sequence below is a genomic window from Granulicatella elegans.
GCAGCTGCAGCTGTTGAAGCTTCCGGAGGAACCCCACAACAATGTTCAGAAGCTTTTTCGATTGCATTAGGGAATTTGTTAGGATTAGTGTGTGACCCTGTTGCCGGCTTAGTAGAAATCCCATGCGTGAAGCGAAATGCGATTGGAGCAGGAAATGCATTAATTGCGGCTGATATGGCGTTAGCAGGAATTACAAATGTTATTCCGGCAGATGAAACGATTGAAGCAATGCGTTCTATCGGAAGAAAAATGCCAAGTGAATTAAGAGAAACAGGGATAGGTGGAACCGCGGGTACTCGAACAGGACTAGCAATTAAAATGAAAATTTTTGGACAAGATGTTTCGTTAGAAAAAGAGGAGGAATAACGATGGTAAAAGAAGTTGCAACATTTGCAGGAGGATGCTTCTGGTGTATGATTAAACCGTTTGATACACAACCAGGAATTGAATCTGTCATTGCAGGTTATACAGGAGGGCATAAGGAGAATCCTACTTATAAAGAAGTTTGTTCAGGAACAACAGGACATACAGAAGCTGTACAAATTACTTTTGATCCAGAAATCTTCTCTTATGAGCAATTAGTTGAAGTCTATTGGCAACAAACAGACCCAACCGATGCGATGGGACAATTTGTAGATAGAGGCGATTCTTATCGACCAGTGATTTTCTATCACTCTCCAGAACAAAAAGCAATCGCAGAAGCTTCGAAAAAAGCTTTACAAGAAAGCGGACGTTTTAAAAAAGATATTGTTACAAAAATCGAACCAGCAAGTACATTTTATCCAGCAGAAGAGTATCATCAAGATTTTTATAAGAAAAATCCAGACCATTACTACCGTTACCGTGGTATGTCTGGACGTGATACGTTTATTGAAGAGAGTTGGAGATAGGAGTATACAAAATAAACCCGAGGAATTTCGAAAAATGAAATTCCTCGGGTTTCTTATGTTACTCCTAAACTCTCTTACTACCCATTCCAGTAAATTTACTAATAACAGTAAACACAACTGAACCAATAATAGCAGGTACTAACCATTCGAATCCGAATTGATGTAATGGTAAGGTATTTGTCCAAGCGGCTAATTCAGCTAGGAAGTTGCCACCTTGCATTTGTGAGAATAAATGAATCGCTTGAATTCCTCCAATGAAGAATGCTCCAACAACTGCACCTGTATAAGTCCAGTTATAAACAATATAGCGATCAAAAATGGATAAGAAGATTAAGGCGATGACCATTGGGAAAATAGCACTTAGTACTGGAACGGCTAATTGTAATAAGGCATCCACTCCTAAAAGTGATAGAAGGAATGAAAGAACAACTGATACTACAACAATTTTTTTATATTCTAATTTTCCATTTGTTAAAGTTGAAAAATAATGCCCACAAGTTGTAATTAATCCAACAGATGTTGTTAAGCAAGCAAAGGATATGGCAATCCCCATAGCGACTTTACCGAATGAGCCTAACAATTTTTCAATTAATCCGATTAATAATGCAGGTCGTTGAACGGTTGAATCATAAACCGTACTTACAGTTGCTCCGACATAAGTTAAGCTGCTGTACACTGATGCTAGTAAAATGAAAGAGACAATCCCTACTCCAAACATCATTTGATGTTGTTCTTTTTTCTCTGTATAGCCACGTCTAGTTAAGTCTGATATCACAATTCCTGCCATTAAGGCTGCTCCAAGTGCATCCATTGTTTGATAGCCTTCTTTGAAGCTTTGAGAAAATAATCCTGTAGAAGTTGTTGTTTGGAAACCTGCATTTGGCTGAACTACAGCCGCAATAAATACAAGTAGTAAAATGAATAATAAAATAGGTGTTAAATATTTTCCAATCGCATCAATAACGGTGTGTGAATGAATCGCAATATATAACGTTAACCCGAAAAAGATAAGAGACGTTATCCATTGTGGAGCAGTGGGTACAAGTGATTGTACAAAAATCTCATGAGTCGTAGATCCGGTTCTTGGAACAGCAAATAATGGTCCAATTAAGATGATGGAAATCGCTCCAATAATGATAGAAAAATGTTTACTAACTCTTTTTCCTAAATCTGTTGCTTGTCCTCCTAACAGAGTTGTTACAATAACCCCAAGAATTGGTAATAGTGGGTCTGATAATAAAAAGGCGATAGTGGCAATTCCCCAATTATTTCCAGAGATAACTCCTAGATAAGGGGGGAAGATTAAATTTCCAGCGCCAAAGAAGATAGCAAATAATGCAAATCCACAAATAATAATGTCAGTGATTTTCTTTCGAGACATAAAATTCCTCCTGTGTTTCTTAAAAAATGATTAAAAAATTATAAATAGTGTACCATTTCTTTTTCTATAATGCTAGTAATATTTTTTTAAAATCCACAAATGTTTTGTAGGCTAAAAATAGATCATGATAATACACGAATGTTGGCTATCTATGGTACAATAGCTAAGCAGAATGATTGAAAGTGAGGAAATGAAATGAGTTTTAAGATTGGCAATATTCAAATTGACAATCCAGTAGTTGTTGCACCGATGGCGGGAATTAGTAATTCAGCCTTTCGTGTAACAGTAAAAGAATTTGGAGCAGGATTAGTTGTTTGCGAAATGATTAGTGATAAAGGGATTCAATTTAGAAATGAAAAAACATTAAGCATGTTGCATATTGAACCGAATGAATACCCATTGAGCGTCCAAATTATGGGCGGAAATAAAGATACATTAGTAGAAGCTGCCAAATATGTAGCTGAAAATACAGAGGCTGCGATTATCGATATTAATATGGGATGTCCTGTTAATAAAGTGATTAAAGCTGAAGCAGGCGCAAAATGGTTATTAAATCCAAATAAAGTTTATGAAATGGTTGCCGCAGTAGTGGATGCAGTGGATAAACCTGTAACAGTGAAAATGCGTACCGGTTGGGATGATGAACATTTATATGCCGTTGAAAATGCACTTGCAGCTGAACGAGCAGGTGCAAGTGCTGTTGCGATGCATGGTAGAACTCGTGTACAAATGTATGATGGAAAAGCAAACTGGGAAATTCTTGGAGAAGTGAAGAAAAACTTAACACGTATTCCATTAATTGGAAATGGAGATGTACGTTCTCCTCAAGATGCTAAGAAAATGATTGACATTGCGGGTGTAGATGGTGTTATGATTGGACGAGCTGCTCTAGCGAATCCATGGATGATTAAACAAACCGTTCATTATTTAGAAACGGGAGAATTATTACCAGAAAATACTGTTCCAGAAAAAATTGAGATTGCTAAAACACATTTAGACCGTTTAGCGTCGTTAAAAGGAGAAGCAGTAGCGACAAAAGAATTCCGTAAATTAGCTGCTTATTACTTAAAAGGAATTCCACGTGCAACGAAGACAAAAGTTGAGATTAATGAGTCTACAACGGTATCTCAAGTGAATCAACTTTTAGATCAATTTGTCCAAGAACATTTAGAGCGTGTTGAAAGACAGTTAGAGCGTGGAAAAGAAGTAAAGTAAGTCTTTTATCATATGTTAAAGAGATCAAATTGAATTTTTTTCGATGATATAAACGCTTTATTTATCTGACAATAATTGGTACAATAGACTAGAAATACAGTGACAGTTGTCACAAAAAGGAGGAAATACAGTGTCTAACGAAGTAGAAGTACAAGAAACACTGAATGATCAATTACAAGTTCGCCGTGAAAAAATGCATCAATTACGTGAAAAAGGAGTAGAGCCTTTTTCAACAGGATTTAAACAAAA
It includes:
- the brnQ gene encoding branched-chain amino acid transport system II carrier protein, with amino-acid sequence MSRKKITDIIICGFALFAIFFGAGNLIFPPYLGVISGNNWGIATIAFLLSDPLLPILGVIVTTLLGGQATDLGKRVSKHFSIIIGAISIILIGPLFAVPRTGSTTHEIFVQSLVPTAPQWITSLIFFGLTLYIAIHSHTVIDAIGKYLTPILLFILLLVFIAAVVQPNAGFQTTTSTGLFSQSFKEGYQTMDALGAALMAGIVISDLTRRGYTEKKEQHQMMFGVGIVSFILLASVYSSLTYVGATVSTVYDSTVQRPALLIGLIEKLLGSFGKVAMGIAISFACLTTSVGLITTCGHYFSTLTNGKLEYKKIVVVSVVLSFLLSLLGVDALLQLAVPVLSAIFPMVIALIFLSIFDRYIVYNWTYTGAVVGAFFIGGIQAIHLFSQMQGGNFLAELAAWTNTLPLHQFGFEWLVPAIIGSVVFTVISKFTGMGSKRV
- the msrA gene encoding peptide-methionine (S)-S-oxide reductase MsrA, whose translation is MVKEVATFAGGCFWCMIKPFDTQPGIESVIAGYTGGHKENPTYKEVCSGTTGHTEAVQITFDPEIFSYEQLVEVYWQQTDPTDAMGQFVDRGDSYRPVIFYHSPEQKAIAEASKKALQESGRFKKDIVTKIEPASTFYPAEEYHQDFYKKNPDHYYRYRGMSGRDTFIEESWR
- the dusB gene encoding tRNA dihydrouridine synthase DusB; translation: MSFKIGNIQIDNPVVVAPMAGISNSAFRVTVKEFGAGLVVCEMISDKGIQFRNEKTLSMLHIEPNEYPLSVQIMGGNKDTLVEAAKYVAENTEAAIIDINMGCPVNKVIKAEAGAKWLLNPNKVYEMVAAVVDAVDKPVTVKMRTGWDDEHLYAVENALAAERAGASAVAMHGRTRVQMYDGKANWEILGEVKKNLTRIPLIGNGDVRSPQDAKKMIDIAGVDGVMIGRAALANPWMIKQTVHYLETGELLPENTVPEKIEIAKTHLDRLASLKGEAVATKEFRKLAAYYLKGIPRATKTKVEINESTTVSQVNQLLDQFVQEHLERVERQLERGKEVK